A region from the Lycium barbarum isolate Lr01 chromosome 8, ASM1917538v2, whole genome shotgun sequence genome encodes:
- the LOC132607974 gene encoding uncharacterized protein LOC132607974, which translates to MDILYYPGKENVVVDALSRRSMGDAGVTVQDTTTLSLVAEVKEHQYEDPFLIRYRETTLQKKKSPFEIFENEVYWYRGRLCVLDVARLRQQIMAETHYSRYSIHALSTKMHHYIREIYWWNGMKKDIGEFVLMP; encoded by the exons ATGGATATTCTATACTATCCAGGGAAGGAAAATGTAGTAgtcgatgcccttagccgcagatctatgg gtgatgcaggagttacagtTCAGGATACAACGACATTATCCTTAGTAGCTGAGGTTAAGGaacaccagtatgaggatcctttTTTGATTCGGTATAGGGAGACGACCCTTCAGAAAAAGAAGTCACCCTTTGAGATTTTCGAAAATGAAGTGTATTGGTATCGAGGAAGATTGTGTGTTTTGGATGTTGCAAGGTTACGTCAACAAATTATGGCAGAAACTCATTATTCCCGCTACTCTATTCATGCATTGTCGACGAAGATGCACCATTATATTAgagagatttactggtggaatggtatgaagaaggatatagggGAGTTTGTCCTAATGCCCTAA